A DNA window from Allokutzneria albata contains the following coding sequences:
- a CDS encoding substrate-binding domain-containing protein, giving the protein MKRVALPLGVLLGVAAAAATTVVALRGWGGTCTGELPVNLAVTANMERPVRAVVEEFQADKPAVDGRCVRVKVAVKAASAVATELVNVLPGGTRTPNVWLPDSGLWPARVLQQASSASAPVPELDIRGSLASSPLVIAASMPLAEKLGEATGWRKLIQGGVPAVIGDPTSATEGLATLMLIRSLLGNNDGTPRPELVETLMKVGHNAVPAMRDAFAKVEQDPLTAPAFSTTEQSVIAHNGGAANRVSVRYAEEGTLNMDHPLVRVRSRGEPAGLDRALDLLEDALRAPAAAKRFGAAGFRDPHGAASASWPEGNGVRPAAVKLVPTPTPDQAAEVLRTFSAATLDARMLAVIDVSGSMQARAGNGQTRMELARDAALTALGVLPDSTQLGLWIFSTNHSGSQDWTQLVGLGPLMERMNGGTRRDALKAAAASLTGRTRGATGLYDTALAAWRTVRADHDPTKVNSVVLITDGRNEDQQGLDLAGLLQTLRAEANPAQPVPIILIGLGPEVDMEVLQQIGTATGGKAYAAREAGDVRGVLVDAVIQRRCRPNC; this is encoded by the coding sequence ATGAAGCGCGTCGCCCTGCCCCTCGGGGTCCTGCTCGGCGTCGCCGCCGCGGCCGCGACGACGGTGGTCGCCCTCCGGGGCTGGGGCGGCACCTGCACGGGTGAGCTGCCGGTGAACCTCGCGGTCACGGCGAACATGGAGCGCCCGGTGCGCGCCGTGGTCGAGGAGTTCCAGGCGGACAAGCCCGCGGTCGACGGCCGGTGCGTGCGGGTCAAGGTCGCCGTGAAGGCGGCGTCGGCGGTGGCGACCGAGCTGGTCAACGTGCTCCCCGGCGGCACCCGCACGCCCAACGTGTGGCTGCCCGACTCCGGGCTGTGGCCCGCGCGCGTGCTCCAGCAGGCGAGCAGCGCCAGCGCGCCCGTGCCCGAACTGGACATCCGGGGCTCGCTGGCCAGCTCCCCGCTGGTGATCGCGGCCAGCATGCCGCTGGCGGAGAAGCTGGGCGAGGCCACCGGCTGGCGCAAGCTGATCCAGGGCGGGGTGCCCGCGGTGATCGGCGACCCGACCAGCGCCACCGAGGGTCTCGCCACGCTCATGCTGATCCGTTCGCTGCTGGGCAACAACGACGGCACACCGCGGCCGGAACTGGTCGAGACGCTCATGAAGGTGGGCCACAACGCCGTGCCCGCCATGCGCGACGCCTTCGCCAAGGTCGAGCAGGACCCGCTGACCGCGCCCGCCTTCAGCACCACCGAGCAGTCGGTGATCGCCCACAACGGCGGGGCCGCCAACCGGGTTTCGGTGCGCTACGCGGAGGAGGGGACGCTGAACATGGACCACCCCCTGGTCCGCGTGCGTTCCCGGGGCGAGCCCGCCGGCCTGGACCGGGCGCTGGACCTGCTGGAGGACGCCCTGCGCGCCCCGGCCGCGGCGAAGCGGTTCGGCGCGGCCGGGTTCCGCGACCCGCACGGCGCGGCGAGCGCGAGCTGGCCGGAGGGCAACGGGGTGCGCCCCGCGGCGGTGAAGCTGGTGCCGACGCCGACCCCGGACCAGGCCGCGGAGGTCCTGCGCACCTTCAGCGCGGCGACCCTGGACGCGCGGATGCTGGCGGTGATCGACGTCTCCGGGTCCATGCAGGCCAGGGCGGGCAACGGGCAGACCAGGATGGAACTGGCCAGGGACGCGGCGCTGACCGCGCTCGGCGTGCTCCCGGACTCCACCCAGCTCGGTCTGTGGATCTTCTCGACGAACCACTCCGGCAGCCAGGACTGGACCCAGCTGGTGGGGCTGGGACCGCTGATGGAGCGGATGAACGGCGGGACCCGAAGGGACGCGCTGAAGGCGGCCGCGGCCAGCCTCACCGGCCGGACCAGGGGCGCGACCGGCCTCTACGACACCGCTCTGGCCGCGTGGCGGACCGTGCGAGCCGACCACGACCCGACCAAGGTCAACTCGGTGGTGCTGATCACCGACGGCCGCAACGAGGACCAGCAGGGGCTGGACCTGGCCGGGCTGCTGCAGACGCTGCGCGCCGAGGCGAACCCGGCCCAGCCGGTGCCGATCATCCTGATCGGGCTCGGCCCCGAGGTGGACATGGAGGTGCTGCAGCAGATCGGGACGGCGACGGGTGGCAAGGCCTACGCGGCGCGCGAGGCGGGCGACGTCCGCGGCGTGCTGGTCGACGCCGTCATCCAGCGCCGCTGCCGCCCGAACTGCTGA